In Brevibacillus brevis NBRC 100599, a single genomic region encodes these proteins:
- a CDS encoding Ger(x)C family spore germination protein encodes MRAFAQILLLSLLVTVLAGCRDQINLEDATLSLMVGIDLSEKNELLYYISSPVFSREAKEKSEEYGIRSSTIRESRMGFDERVTGLTQAGKIQVLVFGKKLLAHPDWFRLLDVVFRDAKFSVNARMAMLDGPLHELFDYKPKDKPRLSIHVTTLIDTANKRNLTVKTRAQELHRQMYEKGMTPSLTELKKEKRAVKVVGTTLLKNNGTYASTIEPRDTILLQTLLYEKQGELSVTIPIKEQNDHKQITKDRISFFIKGVQKKVKTSYQNGRFHFDVHFRLRVSISERMFPYDMQKDYKKMERMISDELQKDYMKLIKKCQEIGVDPFGFGLYARAYEYKEYKKVEDDWAKAFSNATVEIKPDVSIKGNGVVK; translated from the coding sequence ATGAGGGCATTTGCTCAGATTCTGTTATTGAGCTTGCTGGTAACTGTGTTGGCAGGTTGCAGGGATCAAATTAATTTGGAGGATGCCACTTTATCGCTCATGGTCGGAATTGATTTGAGCGAAAAAAACGAGCTTCTCTACTATATCTCAAGCCCTGTGTTTAGTCGGGAGGCAAAGGAAAAATCTGAGGAATACGGTATCCGGTCATCTACGATTAGAGAGTCGAGAATGGGCTTTGACGAGCGAGTAACAGGCTTGACCCAAGCAGGCAAAATCCAGGTGCTTGTGTTCGGGAAAAAGCTGCTGGCTCACCCGGACTGGTTTCGGTTGCTGGATGTCGTTTTTCGGGATGCAAAGTTCAGTGTCAACGCCCGCATGGCTATGCTTGATGGTCCGTTGCATGAGCTGTTTGATTATAAACCAAAGGACAAGCCTCGTCTGTCCATTCATGTAACAACGCTAATTGACACAGCCAATAAAAGAAATCTGACAGTAAAGACGAGGGCGCAGGAGCTCCATCGGCAAATGTATGAAAAAGGGATGACACCTAGCTTGACTGAGTTGAAGAAAGAAAAGCGGGCGGTCAAGGTAGTGGGGACGACTTTGTTAAAAAATAATGGAACGTACGCAAGCACGATAGAACCCCGGGATACGATTCTTTTGCAAACGCTGCTCTATGAAAAACAAGGGGAATTATCCGTCACCATCCCGATTAAAGAGCAGAACGATCACAAACAAATTACGAAAGACAGGATCAGCTTTTTTATCAAGGGCGTCCAAAAAAAAGTAAAAACATCCTATCAGAACGGTCGATTTCATTTTGACGTTCATTTCAGGTTGCGAGTGTCCATATCAGAGCGAATGTTTCCGTACGACATGCAAAAGGACTACAAAAAGATGGAGCGAATGATCAGCGACGAGTTGCAGAAGGATTATATGAAGTTAATCAAGAAATGCCAGGAAATCGGTGTAGACCCGTTTGGGTTTGGTCTCTATGCACGTGCCTATGAATATAAGGAATACAAAAAGGTAGAGGATGATTGGGCGAAGGCATTTTCCAATGCCACAGTTGAAATCAAGCCAGACGTATCGATCAAGGGAAATGGCGTTGTAAAGTGA
- a CDS encoding GerAB/ArcD/ProY family transporter has product MKKYTYNQLSVLQYILLIHGAQVGIGVLTIPRELAEKASTDGWISLLIGWLAATLVSLVITNMMKQYPEKTIIDIFPLILGKWLGRVAIVLMSIYCAVAAFVLLINATGIINVWLLSQTPAYVVVFLFTLPTYFVLQGGVRAIGRYAELVFYLTLWIPFVITTAYREVHWLNLLPVIKEGWHPIWEASKSTVLSFLGFEFGYFAYPFLQKKQYAPLGIIIANTLTMLVYMSVIIVCFAYFSPDEITEYTWPTLNLWKAIEFRFLERVDILFLSTYMFILSTTAIPYIYFCVFSSSQLFGMKDHRKHLRLFLLLVPVALWFYTPSFIDLKKSIQIWSYAGLCFAYALPLLAWGPIRLSKRAEGGKKA; this is encoded by the coding sequence ATGAAAAAGTATACATACAACCAATTGAGCGTCCTTCAGTACATTCTCCTCATTCATGGGGCACAAGTAGGGATCGGAGTATTGACGATTCCCAGAGAATTGGCGGAGAAGGCGAGCACCGACGGGTGGATATCGCTTTTGATCGGATGGCTTGCAGCAACGCTAGTCAGTCTCGTCATCACGAACATGATGAAGCAGTACCCGGAGAAGACGATCATCGATATATTTCCATTGATCCTGGGCAAGTGGCTCGGTCGTGTCGCTATTGTTTTGATGTCCATTTATTGCGCGGTTGCAGCGTTCGTTTTGTTGATAAATGCGACGGGAATCATTAATGTGTGGCTCCTGTCTCAAACACCCGCCTATGTCGTTGTGTTCCTTTTTACGCTGCCGACTTATTTTGTTCTCCAGGGAGGGGTTCGCGCCATAGGAAGGTATGCCGAGCTTGTATTCTATCTTACACTTTGGATACCTTTTGTTATCACGACGGCTTATCGAGAGGTTCATTGGTTAAACTTACTGCCAGTAATCAAGGAGGGCTGGCATCCGATCTGGGAGGCGAGTAAATCCACGGTACTCTCCTTTCTTGGATTTGAGTTTGGTTATTTCGCCTACCCTTTTCTTCAAAAAAAGCAATATGCGCCTCTTGGCATTATCATTGCGAATACATTGACGATGCTCGTGTATATGTCTGTCATCATCGTTTGCTTTGCTTACTTTAGCCCCGATGAAATCACGGAGTATACGTGGCCTACGCTCAATTTATGGAAAGCCATTGAGTTCCGCTTTTTGGAACGTGTCGATATTCTTTTTCTCTCTACGTATATGTTTATATTGTCAACGACTGCAATACCGTACATTTATTTCTGTGTCTTTTCATCCAGTCAGTTATTCGGCATGAAGGATCACCGCAAGCATTTGCGCCTGTTCCTTCTTCTGGTTCCAGTGGCGCTATGGTTTTATACGCCATCCTTTATCGATCTGAAGAAATCGATACAAATTTGGAGCTATGCAGGCTTGTGCTTTGCTTATGCGCTTCCTTTACTAGCTTGGGGGCCGATTAGGCTATCGAAACGAGCAGAAGGGGGGAAAAAAGCATGA
- a CDS encoding spore germination protein, giving the protein MAMRGWLRRKKTSVKDRMSHSSEPIRVREISERLSDNLAELNAIFTLTPDLVIRTFACKHIEDMVTLVYLNGLVDKNSINNNVLRPLLSHPEGEKSSILDLLSVGKISVAYDFRKVETEILLGSSLLFIEGRKEVLVMQTNGWPQRSIEDPQLEAALKGGHQGFVETDAHNIALIRRYIPNRELKIKEIWLGERGLTKLSIMYLADVANPEVLQELEDRLKSIKVDAILNASELEEYIEDNPFSMFPQFLTSERPDSVSSHILQGKIAVVVDRSPSVLIGPATFASFFQNVDDYGTRWPVATFIRLLRYLAFLIATFLPAIYIALISFNYEVIPLDLILSVGESRERVPFPPLLEAFIMELTLEMLRESGIRLPAPIGQTVGIVGGIVIGQAVVQAGIVSNIMVIVVAFTAISSFIIPNYDMASAVRLIRFLMMILAAMFGFVGIIVGLMALIGHLITLESLGVPYGSPLAPVRFGDWKDLFIRLPLWKMKDRPLSAHTIEEERQGDNRPKEDG; this is encoded by the coding sequence ATGGCGATGAGAGGGTGGCTGAGAAGAAAAAAGACATCTGTCAAAGACAGGATGAGCCACTCAAGTGAGCCTATCCGTGTCCGTGAGATCAGTGAGCGATTAAGTGATAACCTTGCGGAGCTGAATGCGATATTTACGCTGACACCCGATTTGGTCATTCGGACGTTTGCGTGCAAGCATATAGAGGACATGGTTACACTCGTCTACCTGAATGGCTTGGTTGACAAAAACTCGATTAACAATAATGTGCTTCGTCCGCTTTTGTCACACCCAGAGGGTGAGAAATCGAGTATTTTGGACCTGTTATCTGTCGGAAAGATATCAGTTGCCTACGACTTTCGGAAAGTAGAAACCGAGATCTTGCTTGGGAGTAGTCTTTTGTTTATCGAGGGTCGAAAAGAAGTGCTTGTGATGCAAACGAATGGATGGCCACAGCGGTCAATAGAAGACCCGCAGTTGGAGGCTGCGCTTAAGGGAGGACACCAAGGGTTTGTCGAAACGGACGCGCATAACATTGCCCTCATCCGCCGTTATATTCCCAACCGTGAATTAAAAATAAAAGAAATATGGTTGGGAGAACGAGGTCTTACAAAGCTCTCGATCATGTACTTGGCTGATGTGGCGAATCCGGAAGTATTACAGGAGCTGGAAGATCGGCTCAAGAGCATCAAGGTTGACGCGATTCTCAATGCGTCTGAACTGGAGGAGTATATCGAGGATAATCCGTTCTCTATGTTTCCGCAGTTTTTGACTTCAGAACGTCCAGATTCAGTCTCCTCTCACATCTTGCAAGGGAAGATTGCTGTCGTTGTCGATCGCTCCCCAAGTGTATTAATCGGACCGGCTACTTTCGCTTCCTTTTTTCAAAACGTTGACGATTACGGTACGCGTTGGCCAGTCGCTACGTTCATCCGCTTGCTTCGGTACTTGGCTTTCTTGATTGCTACTTTTTTACCCGCGATTTATATTGCGCTGATTTCATTCAATTATGAAGTTATCCCACTTGATTTGATTTTGTCAGTCGGAGAGTCCCGCGAAAGGGTCCCATTCCCTCCCTTGCTAGAAGCATTCATTATGGAGCTCACACTGGAAATGCTCCGGGAATCGGGGATTCGCTTGCCGGCCCCTATTGGACAAACAGTTGGTATCGTGGGAGGTATCGTGATTGGTCAAGCGGTCGTACAAGCGGGGATTGTGAGCAATATTATGGTGATCGTCGTTGCATTTACAGCGATCTCATCTTTTATTATTCCGAACTACGATATGGCCTCGGCCGTCAGGCTTATTCGATTTCTCATGATGATTCTCGCTGCGATGTTTGGTTTTGTCGGCATTATTGTCGGGCTGATGGCATTGATCGGCCATTTGATTACGCTGGAATCATTAGGTGTTCCTTATGGAAGTCCTCTTGCCCCTGTGCGCTTCGGGGACTGGAAAGATTTGTTTATCCGCCTGCCACTGTGGAAAATGAAAGATCGTCCCCTGTCAGCCCATACGATTGAAGAGGAACGACAAGGGGATAATCGGCCAAAGGAGGACGGGTGA
- a CDS encoding acyl-CoA dehydrogenase family protein, with product MAETKDLIRGGSFLIDAGSADDVFVPEEYTEEQKMIAKTTEDFVNNEVRPHLEELENHQFDISVRLLKEAGELGLLAGDVPEKYEGLGLDKVSTALVTEKFSLARGFALSYGAHVGIGSLPIVYFGNEEQKQRYLPDLASGKRIAAYCLTEPGSGSDALGAKTTATLSADGTHYILNGEKQWITNAGFADVFIVYAKIDGEKFTAFIVERTFPGVSFGPEEKKMGIKCSSTRTVILQDVPVPVNNLLGEPGRGHVIAFNILNVGRYKLAVGAVGSSKKAVELATNYAKERKQFKTPIANFPLIKNKLANMAVKTYAAESSVYRTVGLFDTALTRLGEKADDGAEVAKAIADYAIECSINKVFATEVLDYCVDEGVQIHGGYGFMSEYEIENMYRDSRINRIFEGTNEINRMLIPDTLVKKAMKGELPLMQAASSLQADLMSYYPEEIEDAPLAMEKHLINITRKIILMVAGSAMMKYQQEMSKEQELLAFAADMLIELYAMDSIVKRTEKAMAANGIEAEQQKLEMTAVYVHEAFDRIEGWAKEALAAMEEGDELRLRLSILKKLTRRTPINTVALKRSIADRVIEAGAYVV from the coding sequence ATGGCAGAAACAAAAGATTTGATCCGCGGTGGAAGCTTTTTGATCGATGCAGGTTCAGCTGATGATGTATTCGTGCCAGAAGAGTACACCGAAGAGCAAAAGATGATTGCCAAGACGACAGAGGATTTCGTCAACAATGAAGTTCGTCCTCATCTGGAAGAGCTTGAAAACCATCAATTTGATATTTCGGTTCGTCTGTTGAAGGAAGCAGGGGAGCTCGGTCTGTTGGCTGGAGACGTTCCGGAGAAGTACGAGGGTCTGGGGCTGGATAAAGTCAGCACGGCACTCGTAACAGAGAAGTTCTCGCTGGCTCGCGGCTTTGCGCTCAGCTACGGCGCTCATGTCGGTATCGGTTCACTGCCGATCGTGTACTTTGGAAACGAGGAGCAAAAACAGCGCTACCTGCCTGATCTGGCATCTGGAAAACGAATCGCAGCTTACTGCCTGACAGAGCCAGGCTCTGGCTCAGATGCGCTGGGTGCGAAAACGACAGCGACTCTCTCCGCAGATGGCACGCACTATATTCTCAACGGAGAGAAGCAATGGATCACCAATGCTGGCTTTGCTGATGTATTTATCGTGTACGCGAAAATTGATGGCGAGAAATTTACTGCCTTTATCGTTGAGCGCACATTCCCAGGTGTTTCGTTTGGACCGGAAGAGAAGAAGATGGGAATCAAATGCTCCTCAACACGCACGGTCATTTTGCAAGATGTACCTGTGCCGGTAAATAATCTGCTCGGTGAGCCTGGAAGAGGTCACGTGATCGCGTTCAACATCTTGAACGTAGGTCGTTACAAGCTCGCGGTGGGCGCAGTCGGCTCCTCGAAAAAGGCAGTGGAACTCGCGACCAACTACGCAAAAGAGCGCAAGCAGTTCAAAACGCCAATCGCCAACTTTCCTTTAATCAAAAACAAACTGGCGAACATGGCAGTGAAAACGTATGCGGCTGAAAGTTCCGTCTATCGCACAGTGGGTCTGTTCGATACAGCGCTGACTCGCTTGGGTGAAAAAGCGGATGATGGCGCGGAGGTTGCGAAGGCGATTGCAGATTATGCGATCGAATGCTCGATCAATAAAGTATTTGCCACTGAGGTTTTGGATTACTGCGTGGACGAAGGCGTGCAAATCCACGGTGGATACGGCTTTATGTCCGAGTACGAGATCGAGAACATGTACCGTGACTCGCGGATTAACCGCATTTTCGAAGGAACGAACGAAATCAATCGCATGCTCATCCCGGATACGCTCGTGAAAAAGGCGATGAAAGGTGAATTGCCGCTCATGCAAGCAGCAAGCAGTCTGCAAGCAGATCTGATGAGCTATTATCCAGAAGAGATTGAGGATGCACCCCTGGCTATGGAGAAGCATCTGATCAACATCACGCGCAAAATCATTTTGATGGTGGCTGGTTCTGCGATGATGAAATACCAACAGGAAATGTCCAAAGAACAGGAACTCTTGGCATTTGCAGCTGACATGCTGATCGAGCTGTACGCAATGGATAGCATCGTGAAGCGGACAGAGAAAGCAATGGCGGCAAATGGCATCGAAGCTGAGCAGCAAAAGCTGGAAATGACTGCTGTCTATGTACATGAGGCATTCGATCGTATCGAAGGCTGGGCGAAGGAAGCATTGGCGGCGATGGAAGAGGGCGACGAGCTTCGTCTGCGCCTGTCGATCTTGAAAAAGCTGACCCGCCGCACGCCGATCAACACAGTGGCACTCAAACGTTCGATTGCAGATCGCGTGATTGAAGCGGGAGCATATGTGGTGTAG
- a CDS encoding acetyl-CoA C-acetyltransferase, translating to MREAVIVAGARTAIGKSKKGSLKDFHPVDMGAAVVSDLLRRVPQLDPADIEDIIIGTAVPEAEQGMNMARLIGLRAGLPTNVSGITINRFCSSGLQTIAYAAQQIMVGSSEVVVAGGVESMSLVPMLGHKIALNPTLVETKPEAYMSMGHTAEEVAKRYNISREDQDDFALQSHQRATAAIASGKFQDEIVPLTVKQHFVDEAGKVHVQERVFDKDEGARSDTTMEALAKLRPVFHVQGSVTAGNSSQTSDGAAAVLVMSAEKAAELGVEPIAKFRSFTVGGVDPDVMGIGPVVAIPKALKLAGISLEDVDLFELNEAFASQSIAVIRELGLDPEKVNVNGGAIALGHPLGCSGAKLTVQLLNEMKRRGGKYGVVTMCIGGGMGAAGVFEMI from the coding sequence ATGAGAGAAGCAGTTATTGTCGCGGGCGCCCGCACCGCTATCGGTAAATCGAAAAAAGGAAGTCTCAAGGATTTTCACCCAGTCGATATGGGAGCTGCAGTTGTAAGCGACCTGTTGCGCCGCGTACCACAGCTCGATCCGGCTGATATCGAGGATATCATCATAGGGACAGCTGTACCGGAAGCTGAGCAAGGCATGAATATGGCTCGCTTGATCGGCCTGCGCGCCGGATTGCCGACAAATGTATCGGGGATCACGATCAATCGCTTTTGCTCCTCTGGTTTGCAGACGATTGCTTACGCTGCTCAGCAAATCATGGTCGGCAGCTCCGAAGTAGTAGTCGCTGGCGGGGTGGAGAGCATGAGTCTGGTGCCAATGCTCGGTCACAAAATCGCACTCAATCCGACTCTGGTAGAAACGAAGCCGGAAGCGTATATGAGCATGGGTCATACGGCTGAGGAAGTGGCGAAGAGGTACAACATTTCTCGTGAGGATCAGGATGATTTTGCTCTGCAAAGCCATCAGCGTGCGACGGCCGCCATTGCTTCAGGGAAATTCCAGGATGAAATCGTACCTTTGACAGTCAAGCAGCATTTTGTCGATGAAGCTGGCAAGGTTCACGTCCAGGAACGTGTTTTCGACAAGGATGAAGGAGCGCGCTCGGACACGACGATGGAGGCACTCGCCAAGCTCAGACCGGTCTTTCATGTGCAAGGCAGCGTGACAGCAGGAAACTCCTCGCAAACGAGCGATGGCGCGGCGGCAGTTCTCGTGATGTCTGCCGAAAAGGCAGCCGAGCTGGGTGTCGAGCCGATTGCCAAGTTCCGTTCCTTTACGGTTGGCGGTGTAGACCCTGATGTCATGGGGATTGGTCCGGTTGTTGCGATTCCAAAAGCATTGAAGCTGGCAGGAATCAGCTTGGAGGATGTCGATCTGTTTGAGTTAAACGAAGCGTTTGCCTCCCAATCGATTGCCGTCATTCGCGAGCTGGGACTCGATCCAGAAAAGGTCAATGTAAATGGTGGGGCAATCGCATTAGGGCATCCACTCGGTTGTAGTGGTGCCAAGCTGACCGTCCAGCTTTTGAATGAAATGAAGCGCAGAGGCGGCAAATACGGAGTCGTTACGATGTGTATCGGTGGTGGAATGGGAGCCGCTGGCGTTTTTGAAATGATCTAA